The Oscillospiraceae bacterium genome contains a region encoding:
- a CDS encoding transposase has product MELVCRLLEVSRSGYYEWLGRKPSLRRQKDQELKRRLLSLHQRYPALGLDSLYHLIRPQLSCSRKRIHRLMNEMNISSTRRRAYKATTNSRHAHPIAPNLLARRFSFDKPDTAWVGDITYIPTGEGWLYCAVVKDLCTKQIVGYAFSDRIDTNLTLAALGMAVRRRKPLPGLIFHSDRGVQYAAYAYRQRLASLGIRQSMSRKGDPYDNAVAENFFSCLKCECVHLRHFASRAQAMADVFAYIETFYNPVRPHSSIGWRPPDAFARALSEHPAA; this is encoded by the coding sequence GTGGAACTTGTATGCCGACTGCTGGAGGTCTCCCGCAGCGGGTACTACGAATGGCTGGGCCGCAAACCCTCTTTGCGCCGGCAGAAGGATCAGGAACTGAAACGCCGGCTGCTGAGCCTGCACCAGCGTTATCCCGCCCTTGGGCTGGACAGCCTGTATCACCTGATCCGCCCGCAGCTTTCCTGCTCGCGCAAGCGCATCCACCGCCTGATGAACGAGATGAACATCTCCTCCACGCGCAGGCGTGCCTACAAAGCCACGACCAACTCAAGACACGCGCACCCCATCGCGCCCAATCTCCTTGCGCGCCGCTTCTCCTTTGACAAGCCAGACACCGCATGGGTCGGCGATATTACCTATATCCCCACCGGCGAGGGCTGGCTCTACTGCGCTGTTGTGAAAGACCTTTGCACAAAGCAGATCGTCGGCTACGCCTTCTCCGACCGCATCGACACAAATCTCACTCTCGCCGCCCTCGGCATGGCCGTCCGGCGCCGCAAGCCTCTGCCCGGCCTCATCTTCCACTCCGACCGCGGCGTCCAATACGCCGCCTACGCTTACCGTCAGCGTCTCGCCAGCCTCGGCATCCGGCAAAGCATGTCCCGCAAGGGCGATCCCTATGACAACGCCGTGGCCGAAAACTTCTTCAGCTGCCTCAAGTGCGAGTGCGTCCATCTGCGCCATTTCGCCTCAAGGGCACAAGCCATGGCAGACGTCTTCGCTTATATCGAGACCTTTTACAACCCAGTGCGCCCGCATTCCTCTATTGGCTGGCGTCCTCCGGATGCCTTTGCGCGTGCCTTGTCTGAGCATCCCGCCGCCTGA
- a CDS encoding multidrug ABC transporter ATP-binding protein — MIRLFQRLLLFSGLQKKRLIRSFLAYLVSSFFEMIPIMAILTVLTGILKQLSGDVMPESTIWISLGIMIVSIVGRIVFVNLSANARTLGSFAFGSEKRIEIGECLKRAPMGYFNENRLGDITAAVTTTLGDLEQQSVTIMENVAGGFIHAIVIGVWLMIYEWRIGLISLAGLAVALIVYSFIGKVGRKHAPRRQAAQAGLVTAVLEYVQGMGVVKAFGLAERTGKAVDAAIEESKEANIVLEKAFSKMTALYQTVFKLARAAILVFAPYLLAGGSITPEKCLLLLVSSFMIYAAVEVAGSMSSIARAVEASLDRLDNIMDIPSLDENGADLVPENFNIEVKNMSFGYGEKEVLHQISLSVPQGSSCAIVGPSGAGKTTLVGLIARFWDVKEGQITLGDRDVREYTSGSLLKNFAIVFQNVYLFEDTVENNIRFGRPDASEDEIIAVAKKACCHDFIMTLPDGYQTKIGEGGSSLSGGEKQRISIARAILKDAPIVILDEATASVDPENEQELQKAIRELTKGKTILMIAHRLSTVRTADQIIVLENGRIVQRGNHKELMREDGLYRRFVGMRSQAIGWTLKGGKAHG; from the coding sequence ATGATAAGGCTATTTCAAAGACTTTTGTTGTTCTCGGGCTTACAGAAGAAGCGTCTTATCCGCTCTTTTCTTGCATACCTTGTCAGCTCATTCTTTGAGATGATCCCAATCATGGCCATTCTAACGGTGCTCACAGGAATCCTGAAGCAGCTTTCCGGCGATGTTATGCCTGAAAGCACGATCTGGATTTCGCTTGGCATCATGATTGTTTCCATTGTAGGGCGAATTGTATTTGTCAATCTTTCTGCCAATGCCAGAACTCTTGGCAGCTTCGCGTTCGGGTCGGAAAAACGCATAGAGATCGGCGAATGCCTGAAAAGGGCGCCTATGGGCTATTTCAATGAAAACAGGCTCGGGGATATCACTGCGGCGGTGACGACCACACTTGGTGATCTGGAGCAGCAGTCCGTTACCATTATGGAAAATGTGGCGGGCGGGTTTATCCACGCCATCGTGATTGGCGTTTGGCTTATGATCTATGAGTGGCGGATCGGGCTGATCTCTTTGGCCGGACTTGCTGTGGCGCTCATTGTTTATTCGTTTATCGGCAAGGTCGGCAGGAAACACGCGCCCCGCCGTCAGGCAGCCCAGGCTGGCCTGGTCACTGCCGTTTTGGAATATGTGCAGGGCATGGGCGTAGTCAAGGCGTTTGGGCTGGCGGAGCGCACCGGAAAAGCAGTTGACGCCGCAATCGAGGAAAGCAAAGAGGCAAATATCGTGCTTGAAAAGGCGTTTTCCAAAATGACGGCGCTCTATCAGACGGTGTTCAAGCTCGCACGGGCGGCTATTCTGGTTTTTGCGCCCTATCTTCTGGCAGGAGGAAGCATCACGCCGGAGAAGTGCCTGCTGCTTCTCGTGTCCAGCTTCATGATCTATGCCGCTGTGGAGGTGGCGGGCAGTATGTCCTCCATTGCCCGCGCGGTGGAGGCTTCCCTGGACCGGCTGGATAACATCATGGACATTCCATCCCTGGACGAAAACGGGGCTGATCTTGTGCCGGAAAACTTCAATATTGAAGTGAAGAATATGTCCTTTGGATATGGGGAAAAGGAGGTATTACATCAAATCAGCTTAAGCGTACCCCAGGGAAGCTCCTGCGCCATTGTTGGTCCATCCGGCGCCGGAAAGACCACGCTGGTCGGTCTGATTGCCCGTTTCTGGGATGTGAAGGAAGGACAGATCACGCTCGGCGACCGGGATGTGCGGGAATATACCAGCGGCAGCCTTCTAAAGAATTTCGCCATCGTATTTCAGAATGTGTATCTCTTTGAGGACACCGTCGAGAACAATATCCGGTTTGGCAGACCGGACGCGAGCGAGGATGAAATCATAGCGGTCGCAAAGAAAGCCTGCTGCCATGACTTTATCATGACGCTGCCCGATGGCTATCAGACAAAGATCGGCGAAGGAGGCTCCAGCCTCTCCGGCGGGGAAAAGCAGCGAATCTCCATTGCAAGGGCAATTCTGAAGGACGCACCCATCGTCATTTTGGATGAAGCCACGGCCAGCGTGGATCCCGAAAACGAGCAGGAACTGCAAAAGGCCATCCGGGAGCTGACAAAAGGCAAAACGATTCTGATGATTGCCCACCGTCTGTCCACCGTGCGCACGGCAGATCAAATCATCGTGCTGGAGAACGGCAGGATCGTTCAACGCGGAAACCATAAGGAGCTGATGCGCGAAGACGGCCTGTACAGGCGCTTTGTGGGAATGCGCAGCCAGGCAATCGGCTGGACTCTGAAAGGCGGGAAAGCACATGGATAG
- a CDS encoding ABC transporter ATP-binding protein has translation MTILMDFAKPCKGKLIGSVILAILGALCGMIPYVAVSRGIIMICHEDYAFSKLAFLALIAFAGYLGQVWFGTFSTMKSHESAFIILRNIRMAITEKLSRVPMGTILDTPSGKFKTIIVDTVEKLELPLAHMVPELTANILIPILMLVYLFSLDWRLALISLVTIPVGAFCYMGMMKDYEKRYARVLAAGKNMDAATVEYIGGIEVVKTFNQGERSYKKYADAVAENETAKATWFKQTNGYYVMGLSILTATLVGVLPLGSWLFINGRVEAGTLITCIILALGLVKPLIQALQYTDSLAMVDSTVKEVGNLLDEPELVRPTERAVLADADVSFDHVTFRYKETEVLHGISFDCAKNGMTAIVGPSGSGKSTIARLIASFWEAESGGVRIGGVDVRNIPLSQIMELVSYVSQDNFLFHLSIRENIRIGKPEATDAEIEAAAKKASCHDFIAALPEGYDTLAGDAGNHLSGGERQRIAIARAILKNSPIVVLDEATAFTDPENEAVIQASIAGLVAGKTLIVIAHRLSTITKADKILVVDKGNVVAEGTHEELLETSNLYKELWRAHMQGKDTAEEVV, from the coding sequence ATGACGATTCTGATGGATTTTGCGAAGCCGTGCAAAGGGAAACTGATCGGCTCCGTCATACTTGCGATTTTGGGAGCGCTATGCGGCATGATCCCCTACGTTGCGGTGTCCCGGGGGATCATTATGATCTGCCACGAAGACTATGCTTTCAGCAAGTTGGCGTTTCTGGCATTGATTGCTTTTGCGGGCTATCTCGGGCAGGTGTGGTTCGGAACTTTTTCTACAATGAAAAGCCATGAATCTGCCTTTATCATTCTGCGGAATATCCGTATGGCGATAACAGAGAAGCTCTCCCGTGTTCCCATGGGAACGATCCTTGATACGCCGTCCGGGAAATTCAAAACGATCATCGTGGACACCGTGGAAAAGCTGGAGCTTCCGCTGGCGCATATGGTACCGGAGCTCACTGCCAACATCCTAATCCCAATTCTAATGCTCGTTTACCTCTTTAGCCTTGATTGGAGACTCGCGCTGATCTCTCTTGTGACGATTCCGGTGGGCGCCTTCTGCTATATGGGGATGATGAAGGATTACGAGAAGAGATATGCCAGAGTACTTGCCGCCGGGAAAAACATGGATGCCGCAACGGTGGAATACATCGGCGGCATCGAAGTGGTGAAGACGTTCAATCAGGGTGAACGCTCATATAAAAAATACGCCGACGCCGTGGCGGAGAACGAGACCGCCAAAGCGACATGGTTCAAGCAGACCAACGGCTACTATGTGATGGGGCTTTCCATCCTGACGGCAACGCTCGTGGGCGTGCTGCCTTTGGGAAGCTGGCTCTTTATAAACGGAAGAGTCGAAGCGGGTACGCTGATTACCTGCATCATTCTCGCCCTTGGACTCGTAAAACCACTGATTCAGGCATTGCAGTACACCGACAGCCTGGCCATGGTGGATTCCACCGTAAAAGAGGTAGGGAATCTTCTGGATGAGCCGGAGCTTGTGCGGCCGACCGAGAGAGCTGTCCTTGCGGACGCCGACGTATCCTTTGATCATGTTACCTTCCGATACAAAGAGACGGAGGTTTTGCATGGAATTTCCTTTGACTGCGCAAAAAACGGTATGACGGCCATTGTGGGTCCCTCCGGCTCCGGTAAATCTACCATTGCACGGCTCATCGCCTCCTTCTGGGAGGCGGAGAGCGGCGGCGTCCGTATTGGCGGCGTGGATGTGCGGAACATCCCTCTTTCTCAGATAATGGAGCTTGTCTCATATGTATCACAGGATAACTTTCTGTTCCATCTGTCTATCCGGGAAAATATTCGCATCGGAAAACCGGAGGCCACAGACGCAGAGATCGAAGCGGCAGCAAAAAAAGCGAGCTGTCACGATTTCATCGCCGCTCTGCCGGAGGGCTATGATACGCTGGCGGGCGATGCGGGAAACCACCTCTCCGGCGGAGAAAGGCAGCGAATCGCCATTGCAAGGGCAATCCTAAAGAACAGTCCGATCGTGGTGCTGGATGAGGCCACAGCATTTACCGATCCTGAAAATGAGGCCGTTATTCAAGCATCCATTGCAGGGCTTGTAGCAGGAAAAACTTTAATTGTCATTGCGCATCGGCTGTCTACCATTACAAAAGCAGACAAGATCCTTGTCGTGGATAAGGGAAATGTCGTCGCGGAAGGCACTCATGAGGAGCTTCTTGAAACAAGCAATCTATACAAGGAATTGTGGAGAGCCCATATGCAGGGCAAAGATACCGCAGAGGAGGTGGTGTGA
- a CDS encoding putative ABC transporter ATP-binding protein — protein sequence MDTRETEIAALSDAVGTVFQNPRTQFFNTDTDSEIVFGLENRGIPREALRSRLDELTEELHLSELRGRNIFELSGGEKQKIAFSSVYASAPDVLVFDEPSSNLDMKAIGELADLIQRAKISGKTILIAEHRIWYLMDIVDRVVYMQDGRIASDMEAAAFKALPEADIRRMGLRVRDLSVSESGGVKTIAADGLLSAQKISVRLGGRNVLNNLSFQASRGEIIAIAGVNGAGKSTLAKMLCGLQKNSSGTVLWAGKPMSRRLRRKKAYMVMQDVGHQLFTDSVAAECALGIKAPNKDEIDRTLEKVELLAYKERHPLSLSGGQMQRLAVVVSDICGKELLVFDEPTSGLDLKSMEEVGTLTRSLATQGKVLLIITHDIEFMMRICTRILFIRDGEIVEDLSGGQKEKIVRLLRGEE from the coding sequence ATGGATACCCGGGAGACAGAGATTGCTGCGCTATCGGATGCGGTAGGGACGGTTTTTCAGAATCCTCGAACGCAGTTTTTCAATACGGATACGGACAGCGAGATCGTGTTTGGGCTTGAAAATCGGGGCATTCCGCGAGAGGCTCTGCGCTCCCGATTAGATGAACTTACGGAGGAGTTGCATCTTAGCGAGCTCCGGGGTCGAAATATCTTTGAACTGTCCGGCGGCGAGAAGCAGAAGATTGCGTTTTCCAGCGTGTATGCTTCGGCTCCCGATGTCCTTGTGTTTGACGAGCCATCATCGAATCTCGACATGAAGGCCATCGGAGAATTGGCTGATTTGATCCAACGGGCGAAAATATCAGGAAAGACCATTCTGATCGCAGAGCACCGCATCTGGTATCTGATGGACATTGTGGATCGCGTCGTTTATATGCAGGATGGCCGGATTGCATCGGACATGGAGGCTGCAGCGTTCAAGGCGCTGCCTGAAGCAGATATTCGCAGAATGGGACTGCGTGTCAGGGATCTGTCGGTATCCGAATCGGGCGGTGTGAAAACAATCGCTGCCGATGGATTGCTTTCCGCTCAGAAAATCAGCGTCCGTCTCGGCGGCCGGAATGTACTGAATAACCTCTCTTTTCAGGCAAGCCGCGGAGAAATCATCGCCATTGCGGGCGTCAACGGCGCCGGGAAATCGACCCTCGCCAAAATGCTCTGCGGATTGCAAAAGAACAGCTCCGGCACTGTTTTGTGGGCCGGAAAACCGATGAGCCGGCGGTTGAGACGGAAAAAGGCATACATGGTCATGCAGGATGTGGGGCACCAGCTCTTTACCGACAGCGTGGCGGCGGAATGCGCGCTTGGCATAAAAGCTCCGAACAAAGACGAGATCGACCGCACATTAGAAAAGGTGGAACTGCTGGCGTATAAGGAACGGCATCCCTTGTCTCTTTCCGGCGGGCAGATGCAGCGCCTTGCGGTTGTGGTGAGCGATATCTGTGGAAAGGAGCTGCTGGTGTTCGATGAACCTACCAGCGGACTGGACCTGAAAAGCATGGAAGAGGTCGGCACCTTGACACGAAGCCTTGCGACGCAAGGCAAGGTGCTTTTGATCATCACACATGATATTGAGTTTATGATGCGGATTTGCACAAGAATACTGTTCATCCGGGACGGAGAAATCGTAGAGGACCTTTCCGGTGGGCAGAAAGAAAAGATTGTAAGACTTTTGCGAGGTGAGGAATGA
- a CDS encoding transporter, with the protein MRLDPRTKLLILAVTSVSVFVNKSIAVECVLAGIPLVLLSVSGNLKRMLKYAAFFLALLLIQLFIVPRLPVTFGGIVYMFAVYIRKLLPCFILGSFLIATTSVSRFLAAITKLRLSKGLTIALAVTLRYFPTMREEWASIRDAMALRGISASAAGLISHPIQTMEHVYVPLLVSASRISDEITQAAITRGIEHTGERSCIEEIAFSFADLLVVIAYAALVAGMVYAGMKGVF; encoded by the coding sequence ATGAGACTCGACCCACGGACGAAGCTTCTGATTCTCGCGGTCACAAGCGTTTCCGTTTTTGTGAATAAAAGCATCGCGGTGGAGTGTGTGCTTGCGGGGATTCCGCTTGTACTTCTGAGCGTTTCCGGCAATCTGAAAAGGATGCTGAAATACGCAGCATTTTTTCTCGCGCTTCTGCTGATCCAGCTTTTTATCGTACCGAGGCTGCCCGTGACTTTCGGCGGAATCGTCTATATGTTTGCAGTGTATATCCGCAAGCTTCTTCCCTGTTTTATACTGGGCAGCTTTCTGATTGCAACGACAAGCGTAAGTAGATTTCTTGCGGCGATCACAAAGCTCCGATTGTCGAAAGGACTCACGATTGCTCTTGCCGTTACGCTCCGTTATTTCCCGACCATGCGGGAAGAGTGGGCCTCCATACGGGATGCCATGGCGCTGCGAGGGATATCAGCGTCCGCGGCTGGGCTGATTAGCCATCCTATACAGACGATGGAGCATGTCTATGTTCCCCTGCTTGTTTCTGCTTCCAGAATTTCGGACGAGATTACGCAGGCAGCGATTACAAGAGGCATTGAGCACACAGGTGAAAGAAGCTGTATAGAGGAAATCGCGTTTTCATTTGCTGATTTGCTGGTGGTAATTGCTTACGCGGCGCTCGTTGCCGGCATGGTATACGCGGGCATGAAAGGGGTGTTTTGA
- a CDS encoding membrane protein, with protein sequence MLKTDSKKLETRDFISVGIFSLIYSVVAFVIGGVAQMTPVTFPFMPMIVALFTGTVFMLYVAKIPKKGALSILGVIAAILLFITGMFWMMSVFFLVFGLIADFICASADFRSFKKNLLAYCVMALAPMGAYIPMVVMPAQFDAFMKNKGDFSSFEGVIHSIGATWWAIPAMIIGTIVCAIIGGLIGKKLMKKHFEKAGVV encoded by the coding sequence ATGCTTAAAACAGATTCGAAGAAGCTGGAAACAAGGGACTTTATATCGGTTGGTATCTTTTCGCTCATCTATTCTGTGGTGGCGTTTGTGATTGGCGGTGTTGCGCAGATGACGCCGGTCACTTTCCCGTTTATGCCAATGATCGTGGCGCTCTTTACGGGGACAGTTTTCATGCTCTATGTGGCAAAAATACCGAAGAAGGGAGCGCTCTCCATTCTCGGTGTAATCGCGGCGATTTTGCTGTTTATTACGGGAATGTTCTGGATGATGTCCGTATTCTTCCTGGTTTTCGGCTTGATTGCGGATTTTATCTGCGCTTCTGCTGATTTCAGATCCTTTAAGAAAAACCTGCTTGCCTACTGCGTCATGGCGCTTGCGCCGATGGGGGCGTATATTCCAATGGTTGTCATGCCCGCACAGTTTGATGCTTTTATGAAGAATAAAGGCGACTTCTCCTCCTTTGAAGGAGTGATTCATTCGATCGGGGCTACCTGGTGGGCGATCCCCGCAATGATTATCGGGACGATCGTCTGCGCGATCATCGGCGGACTGATTGGAAAGAAGCTTATGAAAAAACACTTTGAAAAAGCAGGGGTCGTATAA
- a CDS encoding TetR family transcriptional regulator, which yields MERTETQMKILEVGKKEFLEKGFKDASLNKIVAEAGFTKGAFYGYYPDKAALFEDLVDGAAKGLLEQFKAAQAAHFDLVSEEKTKDSLKLSTEYLRVFVEYMYAHFDAFKLILCRAEGTRYANFLEELVELEVECSEEYYALLRKRGKLSGKMTKQLHHMITSAYFTAVCETIAHDMPKEEAMRYIEELAKFFNSGWKGLLRLE from the coding sequence ATGGAACGTACAGAGACTCAAATGAAGATCCTCGAAGTTGGGAAAAAAGAATTCCTGGAAAAAGGATTTAAGGACGCATCTTTGAATAAAATCGTCGCAGAGGCGGGCTTCACGAAGGGCGCCTTCTACGGCTATTACCCGGATAAGGCCGCGCTTTTTGAAGATCTTGTGGATGGGGCAGCAAAGGGACTGCTGGAGCAGTTCAAAGCCGCACAGGCCGCCCATTTCGATCTTGTCTCCGAGGAAAAGACGAAGGACAGCCTGAAGCTGTCCACTGAGTATTTGCGCGTCTTTGTGGAATATATGTACGCCCATTTTGATGCCTTCAAGCTGATCCTCTGCCGGGCGGAAGGTACGCGCTATGCAAACTTTTTGGAGGAGCTTGTGGAACTGGAGGTAGAGTGCTCAGAGGAATACTACGCACTTCTCCGCAAAAGAGGAAAGCTCTCCGGGAAAATGACAAAGCAGCTTCACCACATGATTACCAGCGCCTATTTTACGGCGGTATGTGAGACGATTGCCCATGATATGCCCAAAGAAGAAGCTATGCGGTATATTGAGGAGCTTGCAAAGTTTTTCAACTCTGGCTGGAAAGGCTTGCTCCGGCTGGAATAA